The following is a genomic window from Chitinispirillum alkaliphilum.
CATCATCGTTTTTTCCGCCGATCTCCAGATAGCGTGCAAGTCTTGCATACCGTGCCTTCGCCTCAGGGTATTTGTACTGAGGGAAAGTACCCATCTTGACAGGTACATCGGTGGAATTGAAACGAATCACCTCGTTTATGAGCAGCGCATTTGCAAGTCCGTGTGGCAGTTTGAAACGTGCACCCAGTTTATGAGCCATTGAGTGGCAGATTCCAAGGAATGCGTTACTGAAAGCCATCCCTGCGATATTTGATGCATGATGAACCTTTTCACGGGCTTCCATATCGTTGGCTCCGTTTCGGTAGGAGCGGGGAAGGTATTCAAAAATAAGACGTGTCGCTTCCATTGCCAGTGGAGTGGTAAACTCAGTAGCCACGGTACTTACAATCGCCTCCAGTGCATGTGTCAGTGCATCGACACCAGACCAGGCGGTAAGTTTAGGAGGCATATCTTTCACAAGATCCGCATCTACGATTGCGATATCAGGTGTAAGCTCATAATCTGCGATCGGGTATTTCAATCCGGTTTTCTCATCGGTAATAACCGCAAAGGGGGTGACCTCAGACCCGGTACCGGAAGTGGTCGGTATCGCTACAAAGAGAGCCTTGTGGCCGAGTTTTGGAAACTGGTAAACACGTTTTCTGATATCCATAAACCGCATGGCGAGGTCATTGAAATCAGATTCAGGGTGTTCATACAGAAGCCACATGATCTTTGCCGCATCCATGGGAGAACCACCACCGATTGCAATAATTACATCTGCACCAAAGGCGGCGAGTTTCTCTGCACCGTCCATAGCCGTTTCAAGTGTGGGGTCAGGTGCCACATCGGAATAAACTTCATAGGTAATACCAAGATCCCTGAGTTTTTCATACAAGTCGTTGCAGTAGCCATTTTCGGCTAAAAAGCGATCTGTGACAACAAAAGCTTTCTTCTTACCTGCAATGTCATCAAGTGCAACACTGAGTGCTCCGCGTTTGAAATAGGTTCTTTCCGGTACTCTAAACCAAAGCATGTTCTCTTTCCTTTTGGCAATTGTTTTGACGTTCAACAGATGAGAAGGTGATACGTTTTCACTTACAGAATTTCCACCCCAGCTTCCGCAACCAAGTGTAAGGGAAGGAGCTATACTGAAGTTGTACAGATCACCAATAGCACCGTGGCTTGAAGGTGTATTCACAAGTGTGCGACCGGTTTTCATCCTGTTGCCAAACGCTGAAATTCTGTCGCTGTTTTCTGTATCTGTATAGAGCACACTGGTGTGTCCAAGGCCTCCAAGCTCAACAAGAGCATGTCCCTTGTCCAGTGCATCTTCAAAGTTCTCTGCACAGTAAAGGGCAAGCACCGGAGAAAGTTTTTCATGGGCAAATGGCTCTTCAGCCTTAACCGAAACCGTTTCGCCGATAAGCACCTTTGTTGCCGGATCAACTTTAATACCTGCCAGAGAGGCTATCGTTTGGGCACTCTGACCTACGATGGCTGCGTTGAGACGACCTTCCGCAAAAATCACCTCCCCGATTTTCTCCTTTTCCTTTGCTGAGAGAATATAGGCCCCCTGGGACTTGAACTCCTTCTTTATTTTGTCGTAAACAGATTTAACCGCAACCACAGCCTGCTCCGAGGCACAGATCATTCCGTTATCGAATGTTTTACTCATAAGAATAGAACTTACCGCCATACGGATATCCGCAGTTTCATCCACAAGTGCAGGGGTGTTTCCGGCACCAACACCAAGTGCAGGTTTACCACTTGAATAAGCAGCCTTAACCATACCCGGTCCACCGGTGGCAAGTATGGTGCTTATGTTTGGATGGCTCATCAGACGGTTAGAGACTTCCATGGTAGGTTCTGGTATCCAGGCTATTATATCCTGAGGTGCCCCGGCCTTAACGGCTGCCTCGAGCACAACACGGGCCGCTTCACAGGTAGATCTTTTGGCGCGCGGATGGGGAGAGAATATAATCGCATTGCGTGTTTTAAGTGCTAAAAGAGCTTTGAAAATCGCAGTTGAAGTCGGGTTTGTTGTGGGTATCACACCAGCAAGAACCCCAAGCGGCTCCGCAACCCTGATTATCCCGGCCGCCTCATCAACATCGATCTCACCACATGTCTTTTCGTTTTTAAATTTGTTGTAAATATACTCTGATGCAAAATGGTTTTTGATAACCTTATCCTCAACAATGCCCATACCCGTCTCTTCATGGGCCATTTTTGCAAGGCGAATTCGTTCATGGTTTGCAGCCATCGCTGCTTTGAAGAAAATGCGGTTCACCTGTTCCTGTGTGAATTGCGCGTATTCTTTCTGCGCCGCCACAACCCGCTCTATCAATGCTTCAAACTCCTCCAGTGCAGGGCTTACTTCATTCCCCTGAATGACTTCTGCACTTGTTACCTTCACCTTTTCTTTTTCTGTTTTCACCTCGGCACTCCTTAGGTTGAGATTTTTATTTCCTTTTTTTCATTATTATCTGAAAGTACAGCCCGTTATACCTGATTCACCACAGGAAAGTC
Proteins encoded in this region:
- a CDS encoding bifunctional acetaldehyde/alcohol dehydrogenase, whose protein sequence is MKTEKEKVKVTSAEVIQGNEVSPALEEFEALIERVVAAQKEYAQFTQEQVNRIFFKAAMAANHERIRLAKMAHEETGMGIVEDKVIKNHFASEYIYNKFKNEKTCGEIDVDEAAGIIRVAEPLGVLAGVIPTTNPTSTAIFKALLALKTRNAIIFSPHPRAKRSTCEAARVVLEAAVKAGAPQDIIAWIPEPTMEVSNRLMSHPNISTILATGGPGMVKAAYSSGKPALGVGAGNTPALVDETADIRMAVSSILMSKTFDNGMICASEQAVVAVKSVYDKIKKEFKSQGAYILSAKEKEKIGEVIFAEGRLNAAIVGQSAQTIASLAGIKVDPATKVLIGETVSVKAEEPFAHEKLSPVLALYCAENFEDALDKGHALVELGGLGHTSVLYTDTENSDRISAFGNRMKTGRTLVNTPSSHGAIGDLYNFSIAPSLTLGCGSWGGNSVSENVSPSHLLNVKTIAKRKENMLWFRVPERTYFKRGALSVALDDIAGKKKAFVVTDRFLAENGYCNDLYEKLRDLGITYEVYSDVAPDPTLETAMDGAEKLAAFGADVIIAIGGGSPMDAAKIMWLLYEHPESDFNDLAMRFMDIRKRVYQFPKLGHKALFVAIPTTSGTGSEVTPFAVITDEKTGLKYPIADYELTPDIAIVDADLVKDMPPKLTAWSGVDALTHALEAIVSTVATEFTTPLAMEATRLIFEYLPRSYRNGANDMEAREKVHHASNIAGMAFSNAFLGICHSMAHKLGARFKLPHGLANALLINEVIRFNSTDVPVKMGTFPQYKYPEAKARYARLARYLEIGGKNDDESVENLINHISALKKTLDIPASIHDAGVDAGEFTAAVEQLAEDAFDDQCTGANPRYPLISELKELYVRAYKG